Within the Metasolibacillus fluoroglycofenilyticus genome, the region GGCGATAATGTCATTAATCACCTTTTTCCGCTCATTTTCTATAATAGATAGATCCGCTAAAATTACAACAAATTCATCCCCACCCACTCGCACAGCAAAATCACTAGCTCTAATACTTGCTGCAATGCGCTCACCTGTCAATTTAATAAATTCATCCCCAACATCATGACCGTATCGATCATTAATCGCCTTAAAATTATCACCATCAATATATAAAACTGCGATGGAGCGGGCATTTTCCTTTGCAAAATTAAGAACACGTGGAAATTCCTCTTCTAAATACCTTCTATTCGGAAGCTGTGTTAGATTATCATGATAGGCCATAAAACGCAGAGAATTTTCAAGCTTTTTACGTTCTGTAATTTCGCGTGATACCATAATGATTTGATAGGCATTTTCTTTTCGCTCGTCTTTTGCAGCCTTATATTTCCCTTCCGTCCAAATAATACGACCTTTTTTTGTCTGCAATGCTAGCTCAATTGTCATTTCATTGCATTCCACATTCTTCAATTCTGATAGCCATGTTGCTTCACTTTCTCTTGTTAAAAAGGAAGAATAGCTTTTGCCAATTAACTCTTCCTCTACATATTCAAAAGTGTGAGCATATGATGGTGAAGCGTATTCAATAACGCCCTTTTCATCCATTATGACAATGAAATCATTCATATTTTCAGTAATCATACGGAAAGTCCGCTCAATGTTTTGGAGCTCTGCCATCAAGCGCCTTTTATCAGACGAATCATAATTAACCGAAAAATAGCTATCAATCTCACCATCTGCATTTACTAAAGGAATAATGGTTGTTTCTACCCAATATAATTCACCTTGCTTTGAACGATTGCATATTTCACCTTGCCATATATCACCTTGGCGTAGCGTATCCCACATTTTTTCACCAAATTCGGGTGGGTGATAGCCAGAATCTAATACATCATGTGTTTGACCAATTAACTCCTCTCTTGTATAGCCAGTACGAGCAATAAAGCGGTCGTTTAAATCAATAATTTTTTTATCGCTATCAATAATGGATAATTCTACAGCATTATTAATAGCATTTTTTATTATTGCTAAGCCATGT harbors:
- a CDS encoding diguanylate cyclase, producing MMVQPFLSEVQFNIMFKDSKDMVFFMKKKDEDFEYVYTNTAASRLFDVAPCGKTVAEIMPKHLAKTILHYYHLAVETKVQQNFQDYDYYTNEVRKHETTVFPVFVHDEIFILAISKEIAFDRDLQDKYLFMRSVFFKTFLSTVLISNDLMFLEANERFIDDFGICAKSMQGQPFLSLPLIREPYVAEWQSYLTDAQSGDNFTSKIVKFIDKENKIRSFTATFSPLANENGSVIAIFLILQEITDFIEQQKELRETSHGLAIIKNAINNAVELSIIDSDKKIIDLNDRFIARTGYTREELIGQTHDVLDSGYHPPEFGEKMWDTLRQGDIWQGEICNRSKQGELYWVETTIIPLVNADGEIDSYFSVNYDSSDKRRLMAELQNIERTFRMITENMNDFIVIMDEKGVIEYASPSYAHTFEYVEEELIGKSYSSFLTRESEATWLSELKNVECNEMTIELALQTKKGRIIWTEGKYKAAKDERKENAYQIIMVSREITERKKLENSLRFMAYHDNLTQLPNRRYLEEEFPRVLNFAKENARSIAVLYIDGDNFKAINDRYGHDVGDEFIKLTGERIAASIRASDFAVRVGGDEFVVILADLSIIENERKKVINDIIARIQENLLLGAIIQGNHFKPTVSIGASYYPDHATTLETLLENADKALYKAKMVEKNGFKIYDDVQ